A portion of the Haemorhous mexicanus isolate bHaeMex1 chromosome 3, bHaeMex1.pri, whole genome shotgun sequence genome contains these proteins:
- the THBD gene encoding thrombomodulin, with translation MLSSGRRRPPPPRDMRPLLPLLLLLLLLGTVALAQRRDLSPAGAQCLEHECFAVFWASRSFSGASEGCRRDGGHLMTVRSTVAEEAIALLLQNREGRLWLGLSLSPSLSCIDPSLKLRGFSWVTGDRRTDYTNWAPSQQRCGELCVTVSRDLRWEELRCEEPADGFLCQYTYGGSCTRLATQHGVPVTYTTPFGARGADFLALPPGSRAVIPDLRLELLCDDGDGAGLRWVRDTPGAWPCELGGGGCAGMCVEESGRPRCSCPEGTVLGPDGRGCRSPCEGAQCQHHCVVAGSSFVCMCAVGYQLEADGISCEDIDDCASEPGPCEQKCVNTKGGFECQCHKGYRMVNGHCQRLPPCWGLSCQQRCEELPDGDRCGCHPGYAVDPENASRCLPYCNTTECPPVCDAGGGCDCPDGFMLDEEENLCMDLDECDSGHCEFNCTNTPGSFQCHCPPGFLLRGVDCIPDLDGDGEEASSGDLELAPHTPVPSRSPPKAEPLHPGVLVGIAGGALLSVLALTALGFHLAKKCSHGSMDYKYSGPHEKELGLQPVPSAQKP, from the coding sequence ATGCTCAGCTCGGGGCGCCGCCGGCCGCCCCCTCCGCGGGACATGcggccgctgctgccgctgctgctgctgctgctgctgctggggacggtGGCGCTGGCACAGCGGCGGGACCTGTCCCCCGCGGGCGCGCAGTGCCTGGAGCACGAGTGTTTCGCCGTGTTCTGGGCGTCCCGGTCCTTCTCCGGCGCCAGCGAGGGCTGCCGGCGGGACGGGGGACACCTCATGACCGTGCGCTCCACCGTGGCCGAGGAGGCGATcgcgctgctgctgcagaaccGCGAGGGGCGGCTCTGGCTCGGGCTGTCGCTGTCGCCCTCCTTGTCCTGCATCGATCCCAGCCTGAAGCTCCGCGGTTTCAGCTGGGTCACCGGCGACCGCCGCACCGACTACACCAACTGGGCGCCGTCGCAGCAGCGCTGCGGCGAGCTCTGCGTGACCGTGTCCCGGGACCTGCGCTGGGAGGAGCTGCGCTGCGAGGAGCCGGCCGACGGCTTCCTCTGCCAGTACACCTACGGAGGCAGCTGTACCCGCCTGGCCACCCAGCACGGCGTCCCTGTCACCTACACCACCCCTTTCGGCGCCCGCGGAGCGGACTTCCTGGCGCTGCCTCCGGGCAGCAGGGCGGTCATCCCTGACCTtcggctggagctgctctgcgACGACGGGGACGGCgcggggctgcgctgggtccgCGACACGCCGGGAGCGTGGCCCTGCGAGCTgggcggcgggggctgcgcggGGATGTGCGTGGAGGAGAGCGGGCGGCCGCGCTGCTCCTGCCCCGAGGGCACCGTGCTGGGCCCGGACGGGCGCGGGTGCCGCTCGCCCTGCGAGGGGGCGCAGTGCCAGCACCACTGCGTGGTGGCCGGCAGCTCCTTCGTGTGCATGTGCGCCGTCGGGTACCAGCTGGAGGCCGACGGCATCAGCTGTGAGGACATCGACGACTGCGCCAGCGAGCCCGGCCCATGCGAGCAGAAGTGCGTGAACACCAAGGGTGGCTTCGAGTGCCAGTGTCACAAAGGCTACAGGATGGTGAACGGGCACTGCCAGCGCCTGCCGCCCTGCTGGGGCCTGTCGTGCCAGCAGCGCTGCGAGGAGCTGCCCGACGGCGACCGCTGCGGCTGCCACCCCGGCTACGCCGTAGACCCGGAGAATGCCAGCCGCTGCCTCCCGTACTGCAACACCACCGAGTGCCCGCCCGTGTGCGACGCCGGCGGGGGCTGCGATTGTCCCGACGGCTTCATGTTGGACGAGGAAGAAAACCTGTGCATGGACCTGGATGAGTGCGACAGCGGTCACTGCGAGTTCAACTGCACCAACACCCCCGGTAGCTTCCAGTGCCATTGTCCCCCCGGCTTCCTCCTCCGCGGCGTCGACTGCATCCCCGACCTGGACGGGGATGGCGAGGAAGCGTCCTCGGGGGATTTGGAGCTCGCACCGCACACGCCCGTCCCCAGCCGGTCCCCGCCGAAAGCAGAGCCGCTGCACCCCGGGGTGCTGGTGGGCATCGCCGGGGGTGCCCTGCTGAGCGTCCTGGCGCTGACGGCTTTGGGATTCCACCTGGCCAAGAAGTGCTCCCACGGCTCCATGGATTACAAGTACAGCGGCCCCCACGAGAAGGAGCTGGGACTTCAGCCTGTCCCTTCCGCACAGAAGCCGTAG
- the SSTR4 gene encoding somatostatin receptor type 4, with product MSTDGEQLLAAGIPLWSISSWAGSEPPPNSSTAAAAAAVGDASRPPGAPERGGSAAEIAGMVVLQCIYGLVCLLGLLGNALVIFVILRYAKMKTATNIYLLNLAIADELFMLSVPFVATAAALRRWPFGRALCRTVLGVDGLNMFSSVFCLTVLSLDRYIAVVHPLRAASYRRPRVAKLVNGGVWLLALLVASPIPVFAGTAVTRDGRAVACDLLWPSPAWAAAFVVYSSALGFVLPVVAMALCYLLLAGKMRVVAQGVGWQQRRRSEGKLTRLVVTVVAMFVVCWLPFYVVQLLELLLPGRLDASAHNASLLLSYSNSCANPILYGLLSENFRNSFHGVLRRCRDAGLCCCRAADGDGGDSEDEEEPLDYCSAPRGDAKGCVCPPLPCQQDPLRPQPCCAPGALLPKTTPF from the coding sequence ATGAGCACGGACGGcgagcagctcctggcagccgGAATTCCCCTCTGGAGCATCTCCAGCTGGGCCGGCTCCGAGCCGCCCCCCAACAGCAgcacggcggcggcggcggcggcagtGGGAGATGCCAGCCGGCCCCCGGGGGCCCCGGAgcgcggcgggagcgcggcggAGATCGCGGGCATGGTGGTGCTGCAGTGCATCTACGGCCTGGtgtgcctgctggggctgctgggcaaCGCGCTGGTCATCTTCGTCATCCTGCGCTACGCCAAGATGAAGACGGCCACCAACATCTACCTGCTCAACCTGGCCATCGCCGACGAGCTCTTCATGCTCAGCGTGCCCTTCGTGGCCAcggcggcggcgctgcggcGCTGGCCCTTCGGCCGTGCGCTCTGCCGGACCGTGCTGGGCGTGGACGGCCTCAACATGTTCAGCAGCGTCTTCTGCCTCACCGTGCTCAGCCTGGACCGCTACATCGCCGTGGTGCACCCGCTGCGCGCCGCCTCCTACCGCCGCCCGCGCGTCGCCAAGCTGGTCAACGGCGGCGTGTGGCTGCTGGCGCTGCTGGTGGCCTCGCCCATCCCGGTGTTCGCCGGCACGGCGGTCACCCGCGACGGCCGCGCCGTGGCCTGCGACCTGCTGTGGCCCAGCCCGGCGTGGGCGGCCGCCTTCGTGGTGTACAGCAGCGCGCTGGGCTTCGTGCTGCCCGTGGTGGCCATGGCGCTGTGCTACCTGCTGCTGGCCGGCAAGATGCGCGTGGTGGCGCAGGGCGTGGGCTGGCAGCAGCGGCGGCGCTCCGAGGGCAAGCTGACGCGCCTGGTGGTCACCGTGGTGGCCATGTTCGTGGTGTGCTGGCTGCCCTTCTAtgtggtgcagctgctggagctgctgctgcccggcCGCCTGGACGCCAGCGCCCACAACGCTTCGCTGCTGCTCAGCTACTCCAACAGCTGCGCCAACCCCATCCTCTATGGATTGCTCTCCGAGAATTTCCGCAACTCCTTCCACGGCGTGCTGCGCCGCTGCCGCGACGCCGGCCTGTGCTGCTGCCGCGCCGCCGACGGGGACGGAGGGGACAGCGAGGACGAGGAGGAGCCGCTGGATTACTGCTCCGCGCCCCGCGGGGACGCCAAGGGCTGCGTGTgtccccccctgccctgccagcaggaCCCCCTgcgcccccagccctgctgcgcGCCCGGAGCCctcctccccaaaaccacccccttCTAG
- the CD93 gene encoding complement component C1q receptor has translation MATLRPLLLLLLAWRCGGEDAEVLCAGSACYTLHRDESSWKTAQWRCSGDGGNLAPAGSAAEAERLRELLASAGWAGPAWLGLTLPRGHCVRPQEPLRGFSWVAGGEPGNFSEWASEPAITCVSARCVALRPPGPHGPGGWEDRACRSTLPAFLCKFSFQGMCGLLPLAGRGTVTYTTPFGVRSARLATAPFGTLAQVECDSGRAVAFAVCKGPLAGGGFAWHPPGPLCPVDCGHHNGGCQQLCLDEPGEPPRCACHPGYELAADMASCLPEGSCHPNPCQGSCRPLPGGFECGCEPGYALAADGRGCSDVDECESGPCQHQCHNIPGGFQCLCRPGYSPAGPAGHDCHDVDECAQPHACPQLCINLPGSFHCACRPGFQRQPGGESCLDVDECLRDPCPGTCRNFPGGYECLCPPGSLRDEDGHGCSPGEAIPNSIPQSSGSTPQSSSSTPQSSGSTPQSSGSTPQSSTLIPQSSGIPRTTRIPWTTSIPRTPGMPTAGLGAGSDEHSADGPRLLLYYIVGSLVAILLLLAFALALVACRKRAARREKPPAKNAADNYCWVPEQPESRGERR, from the coding sequence ATGGCCACGCTCCGGccgctcctgctgctgctgctggcctggcgCTGCGGAGGGGAGGACGCGGAGGTGCTGTGCGCCGGCAGCGCCTGCTACACCCTGCACCGGGatgagagcagctggaaaaccGCCCAGTGGCGCTGCTCGGGAGACGGAGGCAACCTGGCGCCGGCGGGCAGCGCCGCCGAGGCCGAGCGGCTGCgggagctgctggccagcgCCGGCTGGGCCGGCCCGGCCTGGCTCGGGCTTACCCTGCCCAGGGGTCACTGCGTGCGGCCGCAGGAGCCGCTGCGAGGCTTCTCCTGGGTGGCCGGAGGGGAGCCGGGCAACTTCTCGGAGTGGGCATCCGAGCCAGCCATCACCTGCGTGAGCGCTCGCTGTGTCGCCCTGCGGCCACCCGGCCCGCACGGCCCCGGCGGCTGGGAGGACCGAGCCTGCCGGAGCACGCTCCCGGCTTTCCTCTGCAAGTTCAGCTTCCAGGGAATGTGCGGGCTCCTGCCGCTGGCCGGCCGCGGCACGGTCACCTACACCACCCCGTTCGGGGTGCGCAGCGCCCGCCTGGCCACCGCTCCCTTCGGGACGCTGGCCCAGGTGGAGTGCGACAGCGGCCGGGCCGTGGCCTTCGCCGTCTGCAAGGGGCCGCTGGCCGGGGGTGGCTTCGCCTGGCACCCGCCGGGTCCCCTGTGCCCGGTCGACTGCGGCCACCACAAcgggggctgccagcagctctgcctggacgAGCCCGGCGAGCCCCCGCGCTGCGCCTGCCACCCCGGCTACGAGCTGGCCGCCGACATGGCCTCCTGCCTTCCCGAGGGTTCCTGCCATCCCAATCCCTGCCAGGGATCCTGCCGGCCGCTGCCCGGCGGCTTCGAGTGCGGCTGCGAGCCCGGCTACGCCCTGGCAGCCGACGGCCGCGGGTGCTCGGATGTGGATGAGTGCGAGTCGGGGCCGTGCCAGCACCAGTGCCACAACATTCCTGGCGGCTTCCAGTGCCTCTGCAGGCCCGGCTACAGCCCCGCGGGGCCCGCTGGCCACGACTGCCACGACGTGGATGAGTGTGCCCAGCCCCACGCGTGCCCGCAGCTCTGCATTAACCTTCCCGGCTCCTTCCACTGCGCCTGCCGGCCCGGCTTCCAGCGGCAGCCGGGAGGAGAGTCCTGCCTGGATGTGGATGAGTGCCTGCGGGATCCGTGTCCCGGCACCTGCCGCAACTTCCCTGGCGGCTACGAGTGCCTGTGCCCGCCTGGCTCCCTCCGGGACGAAGATGGCCACGGCTGCAGTCCCGGAGAGGCGATCCCAAACAGCATCCCACAGAGCTCCGGCAGCACccctcagagctccagcagcaccccacaGAGCTCCGGCAGCACCCCTCAGAGCTCCGGCAGCACCCCACAGAGCTCCACCCTCATCCCACAGAGCTCCGGCATCCCCCGCACCACGCGCATCCCATGGACCACGAGCATCCCGCGTACTCCCGGAATGCCCACCGCGGGATTAGGGGCCGGCTCGGACGAGCACAGCGCCGACGGCCCGCGGCTGCTGCTCTATTACATCGTGGGCAGCCTGGTGgccatcctgctcctgctggccttcGCCCTGGCGCTCGTGGCTTGCAGGAAAAGGGCGGCCAGGAGGGAGAAGCCTCCGGCCAAAAACGCGGCCGATAATTATTGCTGGGTGCCCGAGCAGCCCGAGAGCCGCGGGGAGCGCAGGTAG